The following coding sequences lie in one Pseudomonas syringae CC1557 genomic window:
- a CDS encoding DUF3577 domain-containing protein — protein MNTTSNEKSYFDLHTSGIGYLQRAREVPVRGGRRAQPFVACTIAALVGPARDPSYRYFDVKVSGAEAKKLVQRYVGVEDPKQRPLVRFRLGDLWGDAYIRDKGEHKGKAAASLKARLLKAELIDRAELASIEQHELITRGIGYLNRPKDVTPKGGDPFLSCSIAALTGPVDEPEYRYFDTIVATPEAEHLVRRCVQAIEGDRKVLIAFRLNDMKIDPYIRTKGEHAGEPAASLESTLVHIGLIKIDGTQVYPTSQAQAKAPPEMDASATKADTIIDTAANPVSDQPIEYAEREHEGAVEEQELALVASF, from the coding sequence ATGAACACCACGTCCAACGAGAAATCGTACTTCGATCTGCACACCTCAGGCATCGGCTATCTGCAACGTGCCCGTGAAGTACCCGTCAGGGGCGGCCGCCGTGCGCAGCCTTTCGTTGCATGCACCATCGCCGCGCTGGTCGGCCCCGCCAGGGATCCCAGCTATCGCTACTTCGACGTCAAGGTCTCGGGTGCAGAGGCCAAGAAGCTCGTTCAGCGCTACGTCGGCGTTGAAGATCCCAAGCAGCGCCCGCTGGTGCGCTTCCGCCTCGGCGACCTCTGGGGCGATGCGTACATCCGCGACAAGGGCGAGCACAAGGGCAAGGCCGCCGCGTCTCTCAAGGCGCGACTGCTCAAGGCCGAGCTGATCGATAGGGCCGAACTGGCTTCGATCGAGCAGCACGAGCTGATTACCCGTGGCATCGGCTACCTCAACCGTCCGAAGGACGTCACCCCCAAGGGTGGCGATCCGTTCCTGTCGTGCTCCATCGCCGCACTGACAGGACCTGTCGATGAACCGGAATACCGGTACTTCGACACGATCGTCGCCACCCCTGAAGCCGAGCATCTGGTTCGCCGATGCGTGCAGGCCATCGAAGGGGATCGCAAGGTGCTGATCGCCTTCCGTCTCAACGACATGAAGATCGATCCGTACATCCGCACCAAGGGCGAGCACGCCGGGGAACCTGCCGCGAGCCTGGAATCGACGCTGGTCCACATCGGTCTGATCAAGATCGACGGCACCCAGGTCTATCCGACGAGCCAGGCGCAAGCCAAGGCGCCGCCGGAGATGGACGCATCCGCGACCAAAGCCGACACCATCATCGACACGGCCGCCAACCCCGTTTCCGACCAACCTATCGAGTACGCCGAGCGCGAGCACGAAGGTGCGGTCGAGGAGCAGGAACTGGCATTGGTTGCTTCGTTTTGA
- a CDS encoding STY4528 family pathogenicity island replication protein codes for MAVDDATSRAPRKGPVALADLFDSALKDLTPKISEPASARTSGDGFLFSGNRHESVPRRLFLDRRLTPLERNAWQVFRMMLNEDGVTAFPTYEQLRPWLASTPCAGQASHETVARALTLLRLTRWLSLVRRRRDPKTGRILGNLYVLHDEPLTPFEAIQLDADYLELVSQSLSHSAKAVQMVGLNTLKEIAEDPLLSGRTLPSRLQVLAERLAQQGIAVCESYPQEDATHDSEEGASSLLRNGEHHSSESEAGLNSRHDGTLRNPKQDRTVRSKSNNKIRTTAHEGERVRGTPDVRMPDRFLALKEEQQAGALVALQQVDASLRQAVLDEWADRCRGSTIRNPAGYLFGIIQRAIRGEFNAWAKQAEMASLAPPPACNEPPVAPRNVVPTEVARQNIEQLRDLLRKA; via the coding sequence ATGGCCGTGGATGACGCAACGTCGCGAGCACCACGCAAAGGCCCCGTAGCACTCGCCGATTTGTTCGACAGCGCGCTGAAAGACCTTACGCCTAAAATCAGCGAGCCCGCGTCTGCGCGTACGTCCGGAGACGGTTTCCTGTTCAGCGGCAATCGGCATGAGAGCGTACCGCGGCGGCTGTTCCTCGATCGACGTCTGACGCCACTGGAGCGCAATGCATGGCAAGTGTTCCGGATGATGCTCAACGAGGATGGCGTCACCGCGTTCCCGACATACGAGCAACTTCGACCATGGCTAGCGTCAACGCCCTGCGCAGGACAAGCCTCCCACGAAACCGTGGCCCGCGCCTTGACGCTATTGCGCCTGACACGCTGGTTGAGTCTGGTGCGCAGACGCCGCGACCCTAAGACCGGACGCATCCTCGGCAACCTGTATGTGCTGCACGATGAGCCCTTGACTCCGTTCGAGGCGATACAGCTTGACGCCGACTATCTGGAGCTGGTCAGCCAATCACTGAGCCATTCTGCAAAGGCTGTGCAAATGGTTGGACTCAACACGCTTAAGGAAATCGCGGAAGACCCGCTGCTGTCAGGCCGCACGTTGCCATCGCGCCTGCAGGTGCTTGCCGAACGCCTGGCTCAACAAGGCATAGCTGTATGCGAGAGTTATCCACAAGAAGACGCCACCCACGATTCCGAAGAAGGGGCTTCAAGCCTTCTTCGGAATGGCGAACACCATTCTTCGGAATCCGAAGCGGGGCTGAATTCCAGGCACGACGGCACTCTTCGGAATCCGAAGCAGGACCGTACTGTACGTAGTAAAAGTAATAATAAAATACGTACTACCGCGCATGAGGGTGAGCGTGTGCGAGGGACGCCGGATGTTCGCATGCCTGATCGCTTCCTCGCGCTGAAGGAAGAGCAGCAGGCGGGCGCATTGGTTGCGTTACAGCAGGTCGATGCGTCACTGCGGCAAGCCGTGCTGGATGAATGGGCGGACCGCTGTCGAGGCTCGACCATTCGCAATCCAGCGGGATATTTGTTCGGCATCATCCAGCGCGCAATCCGGGGTGAGTTCAATGCGTGGGCCAAGCAAGCCGAGATGGCATCACTGGCTCCTCCTCCTGCGTGCAATGAGCCACCAGTGGCACCGCGCAATGTGGTTCCGACCGAGGTAGCCCGGCAGAACATCGAACAGCTACGCGACCTTCTGCGCAAGGCCTGA
- a CDS encoding DUF3085 domain-containing protein, translated as MSLRFKGADLRPVLTEAIASQCRLILVKDQGVYFLAENGERRPDGRVKLLAYAVGCNPDTDPFGNWWELALAELGGDDFAEYLDPKDSLFTRILHTTDDLVLSATATHLSLEAVPPA; from the coding sequence ATGTCACTGCGATTCAAAGGGGCCGACCTTCGCCCTGTGCTGACCGAGGCGATCGCCAGCCAATGCCGCCTTATCCTGGTCAAGGACCAAGGCGTATACTTCCTCGCCGAGAACGGCGAGCGCCGCCCGGATGGGCGGGTGAAGCTGCTAGCCTATGCCGTCGGCTGCAATCCGGATACAGACCCGTTTGGCAACTGGTGGGAACTAGCGCTCGCCGAACTGGGCGGCGATGACTTCGCCGAGTACCTTGATCCGAAGGACAGCTTATTCACTCGCATTCTGCACACCACTGACGACCTGGTGCTTTCCGCCACCGCCACGCATCTATCGCTGGAGGCGGTGCCTCCCGCGTAA
- a CDS encoding DUF3158 family protein: MNDTNREPRCFRPLEQAAFMRMKHAASLKGLLKPFKGKGAFETWASQCFAMRDELIALAQRQVLSQACGHPFHLLSIELAQQSTGAGTAFLRWRRHDRSAMGVALWQELIASTSTPVNLLADLHAIELQRITLNMQISLLHTLGRQAQECASKASEADAAYLRRLTSLPAAMRD; this comes from the coding sequence ATGAACGACACGAATCGGGAACCGCGCTGTTTCCGTCCACTGGAACAGGCTGCTTTCATGCGGATGAAACATGCAGCCTCTCTAAAAGGCCTTTTGAAGCCTTTTAAAGGTAAAGGGGCCTTCGAGACCTGGGCCAGTCAGTGCTTCGCAATGCGCGACGAGTTGATTGCCTTGGCGCAGCGACAGGTGCTGTCACAGGCGTGCGGGCACCCGTTCCACCTGCTGTCCATTGAACTGGCCCAGCAGTCCACTGGCGCAGGCACGGCCTTTCTGCGGTGGCGCAGGCACGACAGGTCGGCCATGGGCGTGGCGCTGTGGCAGGAACTGATCGCCAGCACCAGCACGCCCGTCAACTTGCTGGCCGATCTGCACGCGATCGAGCTTCAGCGCATCACGTTGAACATGCAGATCAGCCTGCTGCACACCCTGGGCAGGCAGGCGCAGGAATGCGCCAGCAAAGCCAGCGAAGCGGATGCCGCCTATCTGCGTCGGCTCACGTCCCTCCCCGCCGCGATGCGCGATTGA
- a CDS encoding DUF2857 domain-containing protein codes for MSAPHPLNQAVIAQALYDLRNGQLRRCKSMGFGEEELDALKHPVLISVLANASVSWCSVTVNREVLLRLLKQAKDVEKEIATVDRMLRLAASTEMVSRFYGLTHQEVALRREVLGLPKRKGRHAVLDEAQDTELWRQWKAVTSSRHVDMEDESSILDAAMDLAEAMSLPLSVVWATIKNWIDQGLG; via the coding sequence ATGTCTGCACCCCACCCCCTCAACCAAGCGGTCATCGCCCAGGCACTCTACGACCTGCGCAATGGGCAACTGCGTCGTTGCAAATCCATGGGATTCGGTGAGGAAGAGCTGGATGCGCTCAAGCACCCGGTGCTGATAAGCGTACTGGCAAACGCCAGCGTCTCGTGGTGTTCCGTGACGGTCAACCGCGAAGTGCTCCTTCGGCTGCTCAAGCAGGCGAAGGACGTGGAGAAGGAAATCGCCACGGTTGATCGCATGCTCAGGCTGGCAGCAAGTACGGAGATGGTGAGCCGCTTCTACGGTCTGACCCACCAGGAGGTCGCCCTTCGCCGCGAAGTCCTCGGCCTGCCCAAACGCAAGGGGCGCCATGCCGTTTTAGACGAAGCCCAGGACACGGAGCTGTGGCGGCAGTGGAAGGCCGTGACCAGCAGCAGACACGTCGATATGGAGGACGAGTCCTCGATTCTCGATGCGGCCATGGACTTGGCAGAAGCCATGTCACTGCCGCTTTCGGTGGTGTGGGCCACGATCAAAAACTGGATCGACCAAGGATTGGGATGA
- a CDS encoding DNA cytosine methyltransferase, producing the protein MHPQPCAPLLYGSVCSGIEAVSLAWQPLGLEAAWFAEIEPFPCAVLAHHYPHVPNLGDMTTIARQVQASTVPAPDILVGGTPCQSFSVAGARRGLDDPRGALTLAYVELANAIDQARHQKHRSPATIVWENVPGVLNDRSNAFGHFLGALAGESRALEPPGEKWTHAGYVSGPRRRIAWRVLDAQYFGVAQRRKRVFLVAGGGDGFDPAEILFERAGLRGHPSPGFAPWQGTAGAAGLGAEAAGDFRGLKQHYGKVKTTFGFGEGIGPVDVAACLLADTKHDIRTETFMALSVAGSITHTLDTANGGKGSGEEGTGKGAPIIAFTAQGCGADATVDWAPTLRAGGHRHSHANAGVVPAIAFAQNNRGEVRFESGHGQVACTILSNGRPGYGVPMVACVALRGRQHGLAAELGGGISTALRISGDGVDKSHVLAPNYEAHFRYDWNDPVLGDWSQWQVRRLMPLECERLQGMPDDYTLVPYRGKPATDAPRYKAIGNSMAVPCVAWLGQRLVQCLHKKRLTASV; encoded by the coding sequence ATGCACCCTCAACCTTGCGCGCCGCTGCTTTACGGCAGCGTGTGCAGCGGCATCGAGGCCGTGAGCCTCGCCTGGCAACCTCTCGGCCTTGAAGCCGCGTGGTTTGCCGAAATCGAGCCGTTCCCGTGCGCCGTGCTCGCACACCACTACCCGCATGTGCCCAACCTGGGCGACATGACCACGATCGCTCGCCAGGTTCAGGCCAGTACCGTGCCGGCCCCCGACATCCTGGTCGGCGGCACGCCATGCCAATCGTTCAGCGTGGCCGGCGCGCGCCGGGGACTGGATGACCCGCGCGGCGCCTTGACCCTTGCCTATGTGGAGTTAGCCAATGCCATCGACCAAGCCCGTCACCAAAAACACCGCTCGCCGGCCACGATCGTCTGGGAAAACGTCCCAGGCGTCCTCAACGACCGCAGCAACGCCTTCGGGCATTTCCTGGGAGCATTGGCCGGAGAAAGCCGTGCGCTCGAACCGCCAGGGGAAAAATGGACGCACGCAGGTTACGTGTCTGGCCCCAGGCGCCGCATCGCCTGGCGCGTGCTCGACGCTCAATATTTCGGCGTCGCCCAACGTCGCAAGCGTGTGTTTCTTGTGGCAGGTGGTGGAGATGGTTTCGATCCCGCCGAAATACTTTTTGAGCGTGCAGGCCTGCGCGGGCATCCTTCGCCGGGCTTCGCGCCGTGGCAAGGCACTGCCGGCGCTGCTGGACTTGGCGCTGAGGCAGCAGGCGACTTCAGGGGACTGAAGCAACACTACGGCAAGGTCAAGACGACGTTTGGATTCGGTGAAGGCATCGGCCCTGTCGATGTGGCCGCATGCCTGTTGGCGGACACCAAGCATGACATCCGCACGGAGACGTTCATGGCGCTGTCAGTCGCCGGCAGCATCACCCACACCCTCGACACCGCCAACGGGGGCAAGGGCAGCGGCGAAGAAGGTACGGGCAAAGGTGCGCCGATCATTGCCTTCACCGCCCAAGGTTGTGGAGCCGATGCGACAGTGGATTGGGCGCCAACCCTGCGTGCAGGCGGGCATCGCCACAGCCATGCGAACGCAGGAGTGGTACCGGCTATCGCATTCGCGCAGAACAATCGCGGCGAAGTGCGATTTGAGTCAGGCCATGGGCAGGTGGCTTGCACCATCCTGTCCAATGGCAGGCCAGGCTACGGGGTGCCGATGGTGGCCTGCGTTGCTTTGCGGGGCAGGCAGCATGGTCTTGCAGCCGAGCTTGGCGGCGGCATATCGACCGCACTGCGCATCAGTGGCGATGGCGTGGACAAGAGTCATGTGCTGGCACCTAACTATGAGGCGCATTTCCGGTACGACTGGAATGATCCCGTTCTGGGAGACTGGTCGCAATGGCAGGTGCGGCGCCTGATGCCACTGGAATGCGAGCGGCTGCAAGGCATGCCCGACGACTACACGCTGGTCCCTTATCGCGGCAAGCCCGCCACAGATGCCCCGCGATACAAGGCGATCGGCAACTCGATGGCCGTGCCCTGCGTCGCGTGGCTGGGTCAGCGGCTGGTGCAGTGCCTGCACAAGAAGAGGTTGACCGCTTCGGTTTGA
- a CDS encoding DNA topoisomerase III codes for MRLFLCEKPSQGKDIGRILGATQRREGCLSGSGVTVTWCIGHLVEAAPPEAYDEQLKRWSIEQLPIIPEHWRVEVKPKTATQFKVVKALLAKTTQLVIATDADREGELIAREIIDLCGYRGPIERLWLSALNDTSIRTALGKLRPSAETLPMYYSALARSRADWLVGMNLSRLFTVLGRQAGYDGVLSVGRVQTPTLKLVVDRDREIAAFVSVPYWAIDVSLSAGGQAFSAQWIPPDACTDGAGRCLQQPVAQQAAQQVHAAGSAQVVSVETERVRESPPLPFDLGTLQEVCSKQLGLDVQETLNIAQALYETHKATTYPRSDSGYLPESMFSEVPTVLDSLLKTDSSLRAIMDQLDRSVRSRAWNDAKVSAHHGIIPTLEPANLSAMSEKELAVYRLIRAHYLAQFLPHHEFDRTVANFSCGQQKLAATGKQVVVKGWRLVLAEPQPDEEGDTAARSQVLPALSETLACQVTGVDLKALKTLPPRPYTQGELVKSMKGVAKLVSDPRLKQKLKDTVGIGTEATRANIIGGLIARGYLVKKGRAIRASDAAFTLIGAVPAAIADPGTTAVWEQALDMIEAGQLTLDVFIGKQAAWISQLIAQYGSASLSIKVPQGPACPQCGAPTRQRIGKSGPFWSCNRYPDCKGTLPVESGTSKRAASRPRRGGRKGS; via the coding sequence ATGCGGCTATTCTTGTGCGAGAAGCCTTCCCAGGGCAAAGACATTGGTCGGATTCTCGGCGCCACGCAGCGCCGTGAAGGCTGCCTCAGCGGTTCCGGCGTCACTGTCACTTGGTGCATCGGCCATCTCGTCGAAGCGGCACCGCCCGAAGCCTACGACGAGCAGCTCAAGCGCTGGTCCATCGAGCAGTTGCCTATCATTCCCGAGCATTGGCGGGTCGAGGTCAAACCGAAGACCGCCACGCAATTCAAAGTCGTCAAAGCGCTCCTGGCTAAGACGACCCAACTGGTCATTGCCACGGATGCCGACCGCGAGGGCGAACTCATCGCCCGCGAAATTATCGACCTGTGCGGCTACCGCGGTCCCATCGAACGGCTATGGCTGTCAGCCCTCAACGATACGTCCATTCGCACCGCGCTCGGTAAGCTTCGGCCATCGGCCGAGACGCTGCCGATGTACTACTCGGCGCTGGCGCGCTCGCGCGCCGACTGGCTCGTGGGCATGAACCTCAGCCGGTTGTTCACGGTGCTGGGGCGCCAAGCCGGCTACGACGGCGTGCTGTCAGTCGGGCGCGTCCAGACCCCAACTCTCAAGCTAGTGGTGGACCGCGACCGGGAGATTGCCGCCTTCGTCTCCGTGCCGTACTGGGCCATCGACGTGTCCCTATCCGCAGGCGGCCAGGCTTTCAGCGCGCAGTGGATCCCGCCCGACGCCTGCACCGACGGCGCCGGCCGATGCCTGCAGCAGCCGGTGGCACAGCAGGCCGCGCAGCAGGTACATGCGGCCGGCAGCGCCCAGGTGGTCTCGGTCGAAACCGAACGCGTGCGGGAAAGCCCGCCGCTTCCGTTTGACCTGGGCACCTTGCAGGAGGTGTGCTCCAAGCAGCTTGGGCTGGACGTGCAGGAAACCTTGAACATTGCCCAAGCACTGTACGAGACGCACAAGGCCACCACGTACCCCCGTTCGGATTCCGGATATCTACCTGAAAGCATGTTCTCCGAGGTGCCCACGGTCCTCGACAGCCTGCTCAAGACCGATTCCTCGCTACGAGCGATCATGGACCAGCTCGACCGCTCCGTGCGTTCGCGTGCCTGGAACGATGCGAAGGTGTCGGCGCACCACGGCATCATCCCAACGCTAGAACCGGCAAACCTCTCGGCTATGAGCGAGAAGGAGTTGGCCGTGTACCGATTGATCCGCGCGCATTACCTGGCACAGTTCCTTCCTCATCACGAGTTCGACCGCACCGTAGCGAACTTCTCCTGCGGCCAGCAGAAACTGGCAGCGACCGGCAAGCAGGTCGTGGTCAAGGGCTGGCGCCTGGTTCTGGCCGAGCCTCAGCCAGATGAGGAAGGCGATACCGCTGCGCGCAGCCAGGTGCTGCCCGCGCTGAGCGAGACCCTGGCGTGCCAAGTGACCGGTGTGGATCTGAAGGCGCTCAAGACGTTGCCACCTCGACCCTACACGCAGGGCGAGTTGGTCAAGTCCATGAAAGGCGTTGCCAAGCTGGTCTCGGATCCGCGCTTGAAACAGAAGCTCAAGGATACGGTCGGCATCGGTACCGAAGCGACGCGAGCCAACATTATCGGCGGCCTGATCGCACGTGGCTACCTTGTGAAAAAGGGGCGCGCCATCCGCGCCTCGGACGCGGCCTTCACTCTGATCGGCGCGGTGCCGGCGGCAATTGCCGATCCAGGCACCACCGCTGTCTGGGAACAAGCACTCGACATGATCGAAGCCGGCCAGCTCACGCTGGACGTGTTCATTGGCAAGCAGGCCGCATGGATTTCACAATTGATCGCGCAGTACGGTAGCGCGTCCCTGTCCATCAAGGTTCCCCAAGGGCCGGCATGCCCGCAATGTGGCGCACCTACCCGCCAGCGCATCGGCAAAAGCGGCCCGTTCTGGTCGTGCAATCGCTACCCTGACTGCAAAGGCACGCTGCCAGTCGAATCCGGTACGTCTAAGCGCGCAGCCTCACGTCCGCGCCGTGGCGGCCGCAAAGGCTCCTGA
- a CDS encoding PFL_4669 family integrating conjugative element protein, with amino-acid sequence MATNEPLQLNLGSLRSAMSLTLHTHHASRIWHGRAAAEGRPGIVGLNGYIAVMNKMKRGSEQDDPYSDWWMLRIEEKLDQTKTTLQSLREQVDQALAGVPAALSLGENLNVQPVKLPLFVNAQLGFAAVYLLADYDDIARKLILAHHTALIDRSTLERWLNEGAHALRSLFSLAQQYRYSGCTRDDFAAKNAAARVALEKFGELPQDVLEGTRRSKFSPPIVRRGLQQRGDSAAAAAPPTDESTAADPAEASTVEDEQA; translated from the coding sequence ATGGCAACCAATGAACCTTTGCAATTGAATCTCGGCTCGCTGCGCAGCGCGATGTCGCTGACGCTGCATACCCATCACGCATCCCGCATTTGGCATGGCCGCGCTGCCGCCGAGGGGCGACCGGGCATCGTCGGCCTGAACGGCTACATCGCCGTGATGAACAAGATGAAGCGCGGCTCGGAGCAGGACGACCCATACAGCGATTGGTGGATGTTGCGCATCGAGGAAAAACTCGACCAGACCAAAACCACGCTGCAATCGCTGCGCGAACAGGTGGACCAGGCATTGGCGGGCGTCCCCGCCGCATTGAGCCTGGGCGAGAACCTCAACGTGCAGCCGGTTAAATTGCCCCTCTTCGTCAACGCCCAGCTCGGCTTTGCTGCGGTCTATCTCCTTGCCGACTATGACGACATCGCCCGCAAGCTGATCCTTGCCCATCACACCGCACTCATCGACCGCAGCACGCTGGAGCGCTGGCTCAACGAGGGCGCGCATGCTCTGCGCAGCCTGTTCAGCCTGGCACAGCAATACCGCTACTCGGGCTGCACTCGGGATGATTTCGCGGCCAAGAATGCGGCGGCGCGGGTCGCGCTGGAAAAATTCGGCGAGCTGCCGCAAGACGTACTCGAAGGCACACGACGCTCGAAGTTTTCGCCGCCCATCGTGCGCCGCGGGCTCCAACAGCGCGGTGATAGCGCTGCCGCAGCTGCACCTCCCACCGACGAAAGCACTGCCGCCGATCCGGCCGAGGCCAGCACCGTCGAGGACGAACAGGCATGA
- a CDS encoding DUF3275 family protein: MAVTSVPERSVSPIVVPGQLTLRTVRGKYGPFPVGRLSTHLGVFEVKDPELEQYPEGKYDGEFVIRYIFPKSYPVGGGMRFEIRASLDGMTLNGIEKLSRDEARSFATQDVDPLEEELGAQPVATSAKPARASRPAKPAPLEASADPLIDTTPFGVDAPPPAASAAPGSEEDPDAALFGALWPLGESVKLDSTIDRRALRAQIARLNELGFALDFKTQEWSRQAELQTAYPPRR; this comes from the coding sequence ATGGCAGTCACATCGGTGCCCGAGAGATCGGTATCGCCCATCGTCGTCCCGGGCCAGCTCACGCTGCGCACCGTCCGCGGTAAGTACGGCCCGTTCCCGGTCGGCCGCCTTTCCACACACCTTGGTGTGTTCGAGGTCAAAGACCCCGAGCTGGAGCAGTACCCCGAAGGCAAGTACGACGGAGAATTCGTCATCAGGTACATCTTTCCGAAGTCCTATCCGGTCGGCGGCGGCATGCGGTTCGAGATCCGCGCCAGCCTGGACGGAATGACGCTCAACGGCATAGAAAAGCTGAGCCGTGACGAGGCACGCAGCTTCGCCACACAGGATGTCGATCCGCTCGAAGAAGAGCTTGGGGCGCAGCCGGTGGCAACGTCGGCCAAGCCCGCCAGAGCCTCGCGACCCGCCAAACCTGCCCCCTTGGAGGCATCGGCGGACCCGCTGATTGATACCACGCCGTTCGGTGTGGATGCGCCGCCGCCCGCTGCGTCTGCCGCCCCCGGCAGCGAAGAAGATCCGGACGCCGCGCTGTTCGGCGCACTGTGGCCGCTGGGCGAATCTGTGAAGCTGGATTCGACCATTGACCGCCGCGCCTTGCGCGCACAAATCGCCCGCCTGAACGAGCTGGGTTTCGCGCTGGACTTCAAAACGCAAGAGTGGAGCCGACAGGCCGAACTGCAAACTGCGTACCCGCCGCGGCGCTGA
- a CDS encoding single-stranded DNA-binding protein has translation MSTHFSGEGNIGSPPEYREFPNGNDEPSRLLRLNVYFDNPVPKKDGSFDDRGGFWAPVELWHRDAEHWKDLYQKGMRVLVVGRMERESWTDNEDQPRETWQINARSVGILPYRIESVTLSPKPQEAETKPQAAQETTATKEAKRRK, from the coding sequence ATGAGCACGCATTTTTCTGGCGAAGGCAACATCGGCTCGCCACCGGAATATCGCGAATTCCCCAATGGCAACGACGAGCCCAGCCGCCTCCTGCGCCTGAACGTCTATTTCGACAACCCCGTTCCCAAGAAGGACGGTTCTTTCGACGATCGCGGAGGCTTTTGGGCGCCCGTCGAACTCTGGCACCGCGATGCCGAGCACTGGAAGGATCTGTACCAGAAAGGCATGCGCGTGCTGGTCGTCGGCCGCATGGAGCGTGAATCTTGGACGGACAACGAGGATCAGCCACGCGAAACCTGGCAAATCAACGCGCGTAGCGTCGGCATCCTGCCGTACCGCATTGAGTCCGTGACCCTTAGCCCGAAGCCCCAAGAGGCAGAGACGAAGCCCCAAGCCGCCCAGGAAACGACTGCGACGAAAGAGGCGAAACGTAGGAAATGA